AATCTTGAGAATGCTAAAAGGATAATTCAATCACTATCTTTAAAATACTAGTGATCATCCACTATTTTATTTTGGTTAACCCAAAATCACAATTAAAGAAACATAAGCCTAGAGTTTAAACCATTAgacaatattataataattttgtAGGGTTGAGTAGGGGTGTTGGGATTCCAACACACTCGAAATGATGCAAcaagtcatttgtcaatgatggaataaACGTGAGTAAAAAAACACAAAGATCACCGATTAAAGAAAAATTGGACTAGCTAGTAAGAGGTTATGAAGATAGCTAAAATAAGAACATTATATTACCTCTTTATCGTTGAGTGGGAAGaagaaaataaagaagagaaaacaaCAACTTTCTCATTGATTTCAAAATGCATATTATAATAGCTTATAATATAGTTGAAAATATTTGGTCTTGGTTTTTTTGCTTTGCAAGGAGTTTGGAAGGTGAATCAAAGAGGGAAAAAATAAAAGTAGCACAATCAGTCTTAGAGTAATTCATGATTATCATGTGTAAATCTGAAAATTTACGTCACATAACCATTAGCACGTAAAATTGGCTCCGATTCAATCTTCAAATCTTTAATCAGTCCTGATATATTTTTGAAGCCTGCTCATTATTATTATTCTCGTCTATCTCATTGTAAGCACGAATACAATTAAAATCCTGAATTCCTATTTCAGAGAGACATGTTATTGTTAGTGTTTGTTCTATCTCATTTCGTTTCGAAAACCAAGGTAATGTGCAATGGCGGCGAGAGATTAATCAGTTGCGGTTTGTCTTAATCTTCTTCTTCAACTTTAATTATTTTTTATTGATGTATTTTTATTTCTTTTGGTTTGATCTGATTCTTTTGTACTATGTATGCATGTATGCATCTATGTATGTAGATTATAGACTAGTAGCATGCATGAGCATGACTTACTATATTTCCGTCTCAAAATAGATGCAAATTTTTACATGCAATTTACATTGAAAATTTTATATCTATTTCGGACGCGGATAGTATTTTTTATGATCAGCTGGGAACCGGAGGAGGAGAAATGATATTGAGAAAAAGAAAATGGACCCTCCCCATCTTCGTATTTACAATCGTCTCTACCCCGTTGAAGAGGGTTGGCCACTTCATACATATGGTCTCTTTGTTCATCCGAGAATCAAATTCAGTGAGAATAATTTGGGTTATGGCATGAAGAAAGCTTGTGGAATCTGTATGAAGGATGGAAGATTGCACAAAAAGTATCGAAAGGGTCGCTAGTGATGATTCTCTAGTTTGGATGAAGGAATTTAGTTGTTCCGGTTCTTGAAtccgtagtttttttttttttttttttgaataatcataattatatctaGTTGATTTTAATGACTTTGATAAATCGCTGACAATGTTAGATGGTTAGAACCGCTACAAAGAAGATTATCGACTCGATCGCGATAGTTTTTTTTGATAACAGAAgaaattattattagtagaattttAGGTGGTGGAGTTTAATCATGTCACTCGTCTAGAATCCCCGGATGAAACCCCTAGTCCTCCAAATTAAGTAAAAAATCATATattttttcaaataacatcatccaCAATCAAACTATCGGAACATCCTTTTGTAATTGAGGTTTCCTTCTAACAACCCTGTCATAAAAAAAGCTACTGGAGCGAATTTCAAAAATACTACAACAAAATTAGAACAAGTCAAGGTTGAATAAATGCCATCCACAATTGACAttagtataaataaataaaaagagtgAAATAAAACATTTTTCTTAAAGAGACATACCAAACTGTCGTCTCCTTCATTTGTTCGATCATACCTGGATTCCGACATGCAATGGTATAAATTCTATGACTGAATAACAAAAGTGTTTGAATATCGCTACTTCGTACCAGCTGGCATGGTTATTGACTCGCCATATAATTAAAGAAGAATCATATTACGTGAGGATTGTGAGCCGTCGTTTGCAAATAAAATATACTCCAAATAATGAAAAGGATGACTAAACTGAGTACTCCATAAAACATTCAACTTTGGCATAAAGACGTTCTAATATTTTAACTAATCATTTTTTTCCCTTAACATCATCATTCTCTTGTAGTGTACATCACGTATATATCTCTATATTTCTTCAAACCTACTCTAAAATAGGAAAGTAGTTGGAAATATATGATTTTTCAAATTTCCCTTAATCCAAATTAACTCCAAATAACCAATTAAAAAAGAAACCCTCCAAATAACCTCAATGAAGCAAAAGAAACCAACTCATGATAATATTAGTCGTAACAAAATGAAGTGGGTGCAGAGATAGAATATTTTCTAATAGGTAAATATACATCATGTTTCAAACTCGAAGGAGAAGTGTAGAGAAGAGACTGCACATTTATAAAACCCTACAAAGTACTTGATCATGcgtttatatatagagagagacacGAAGAGAGGTTATTTTCAGGAATTATATGTAGGATAATGCAATTCGCTAAAGGCGCATTTCGATCgaaaagatccaagttccatagaTATATCCCTTTAGTAAGTGATTCTTACACATAGATGTCCCTTAAAATCGTTTATGCCTTATTCACAAATTCTTCAATTGTACTCGATTATTGTCGAGCTCTCGCATTCTACATCCAAATTCCAATTCTACTAGTCATTTTGAATTAAAATACAATGATTGAGGCAAATCAATGGCTTGTTACTAATGCATCTTTTTCACGATTCAATCCGTTATCAATGGCTTGTTACTAATTCAAAATACAACTAATATGCATCAAGAACGATCCAATATTTCAACCAAAATCTTCTTGGAGTCGTAGGAAATAAAAAGTACGACCCTGTTGCGAATTAAACTCTACAAATGGTAGATTCTCAACTAATTTATCTAATAAAATGTACCTTTTTCTTTTTTGGCATCAATAAGTTTGACTATTGTCAACTTATAAGTCAAGCAATCATCAAAACGGGAAAGGTTAATCATCCCCCCATCCTCCCTCGACTTTGCCACTTAGCTCCGTGAATTTCAATTATCGTGACCCTTATAGCCCCTTCCGTTAAGAAATATGAATTGGCGGTTAATCGACTGTTATCTTGTTAGCAGAATGCACATGTGGCTAAGTTAGCTAATATAACCTACTGCTTAGCTGGCGTAATTTTGTTCTTTCCCAATGAAAATCAAAATAAACCTTGCTACCAAACACTCTTAACCTACAACAAAACAACCAAGCTTCGATCCTCGTCCTCAATCTTGCCTCGACCACTGTCTCGTTTGGATAGACGAAGTCACGTGATGATTGAAGAATTGGAGATAAAGTCTTATTTCTTAGGAGATTCACTCATGTCATGTGTGTGTAATTGAATGAATAATTTATTTGTTGTAGAAAAATTGTGCTTCTTTGTGGATTAGTTTATGTTTTAATCGACTTAAGAattagaaagaagaagaagaagagcgaACAAGGGAAAACAGAAAAGCTAACTGCTTAGCTGTAAGGATAAGTGTGCTTGGTGGTGTTTGGTTGTAAGGATAAGTTGAAGGAAGCAGGTAGGATAAATAGGTGAGAAGACACGAGGGAGGACGAGTGTGAATTAGGAAAACTGAAGGAAAAATAAACTTATATGGGCGTAACATGCAAATTATAAACCTATAGGTGCAAGTCATATAGTTTGACACTATTCCAGAATAAGAACAAGTAACTAAAATCTAAGGACAGAAAAGAGTGCAGATGATGTTAAGGATCCAATAAGCATCGAATAAGGCAGAGCATTTGAAATCCTAATAAACAATGACAATATACCATTACAGACCAACAACAACTTACTTAGCTCAACTCCCTCTCTAATCAAATCTACAAACCCAAACACTTAAAAAACCTAAAACTCCACTTTCACAAGAGCACTTGAAACGTCAGGGGTTGACGACGCCGAACCTCCACCGTGCTGCTGGAGCCAATCCTTCGCACAAATCAGCGCTTCAACAGTTTCCGGCCTCAACGAGCTCCGATAATGATCGAGCTCCTTGTTTTTCGTGCTGAATATCGAGTCAACAGCCACCGTACAGACAGGAACAGAGAGGATGTCACGTGCCATCTTGGAGAGAGTAGGGTATTTCGTCTTGTTCATCTTCCACCACCCGATCACGTCAAAATCTTGAACACGAGGCAACAGAGATTCGTCAAGATACTGATCCAATTCTGACTTGTGCTGCTGGCTTGTTGTCTCCATTATGTACATATCGAAATCTGCTAAACCGTTGTCAGACAAAAGAGAGCCATGGGAATCCTCCATCTTCGAATTGCTTCCTCCTTCATCTGCATAAGTTGGCGTGAGAGGCAAGGGAAGTGCCGTGTACTCGTGAAAGAGCTCATGGATTCCGTCATCAACAAGTTTGATATAGGCAGGAGCCTCTTCTCCGTAAATCTTTGAGAAGCTGAACTCGACAAGCTTCATCTTAAACCTAGGGTCCACGATTACAGCAAGAGCCAAAATGAGGCTACAATCTTTCCAGTACTTGTTAACTTGTTCCTGCATGATTTTCGCAATGCCGCTGACGTAGGGATCCTCACTGGCCATCGCCTTGGTCACGTCAGAGTGAATCTTCCACACCTCGTGAAAGAAGGTAATTGCAGTGGGACTTGTTGCAGTCAGAAGGATACTGGCAGAATCAAAAATCAGTTTTAAGAAGGCAGAGATTGTCTCAGCTTGTTTCCAATCCATCGCCGATAGAGTCTCCTTGTAATCGGGATCGGAGGTATCCAAGCACGAAAACACTTCCTTCAACTCACAAGCAGCTAGCAACATTTGATAAGTGGTGTTCCACTGTGTTTGGTCATCAATAAATAGGGTTTTCTCACTCGGGACTTGAAGTTGTTCCTTGAGCTCAAGAAACTTCTCCTCGTGAGCTTCTGACGTTTTCACATACTTGACATTGTCACGGACTTTCTTGATAACTTCGTGCCCAGCAGTAAAGATATCTTTCGCAATCGCACTAAAAGTGTGAGCAATGCATTTTCCAGTTAACAGCTCACCATTAAGAATTTGAGGATTCTTCGCAGAAAGAAGGGGCCTGAGATTCTCCAAGGCAGCTTCACTTAGAGCCTGGTTGAAAGTAACCGAAAACAGCTTCCCTTCCAAATTCCAATCGGAGAGGCACACAGCAACAGCATGACTGAATGCAGAATCGGACTCGGGAAATGGTTCCATGACTACGTTAAGAAGACGCTTCTTCAATTTCCATTCACTATCAATGAAGTGTCCTGTTACAAACACATATCCAAAAGTCTGGCTCGAAGTCCACATGTCGAGAGCAAGAGACACACGCCCAGGTATTCCCTCGACGGATTTCATGACATTCTGCTTTTCGCGAAGATAAGTCGCAACACAATCTCCCTGGACAGTGTTGAAGCTCACCATCCCATACCTTGGCTGGAGATTTTGCACAAAAGACACAAAACCAGGATGTTCCACCATATGAAGTGGGTAGTCATGCATGATAACCATCCTAGCAATTTCATGTCGGCAACGGTCCTGGTCAAAAGACACAAAGGCTGAGGAAGGGGTTCTGTATCGCCGTTTCGGTGCCTCGGATCCAGCGGAGTTTCCAGTTTTCGGAGTAAATGGGCTGAAATTTACCAGAGTGCCATCCTGGTTGCGAAGAAGTGCCGGGCAGGTCCCTTTAGCAATGTGACGTTTCAGGTGGCTGGTACCAGCTACTTTCGAACCTTGGCTATAAGCGAAACTTTGCTTGCATTGCTTACAAATAGCCCTTCTACAGTCAGCATTGACATTTTCTATTGTGAAGTGCTCCCAGACTACAGACTTCTTCTTCCTTCTCTTATTGGGCTGTGTCTCTGGAGCTGCAATGATGTCCATGGTTTCCATTTCCTCGTTGTTCTCTTCATTTTCATAGTCCTGCGAATCATGCGGGACAATTTCGTTGCCGTGCACTTCATTGTCGTTCTGTTCAGCTGTGTCCATCTTGTCTCAAGAGGTGGTTTCTGTGCTCAAAAGCTGCAATAGTAATTCAAAAACAAAAATTAAATCGATAAACAGGGATTCTTAGAGTAAAGGACCTACACAAACTTTGAACAAAGACTAGTTCGTGCACATCAAACTTGGAAATAGCAGATGCTTCCAGCTCATACAACCATGGACGCCAAGCACTAATGTCATTATAGGTGATGTTTACTTTAACATATCAAACTTAGCTGAATTAAGACTTTCTCGTCATTGAACAAACTCCATGATAATATTAACAAGTTCATTCCGAGACATTGTTGACCAATTCAGCCAAAttacaaatttcatatctatagatCAATTGACCACTGAGTCAATACAAAAAATAGGCACAAAGCAAAGCAGATCTAGGGAATACCCATTATCAACGACAGCTCATCAACCGAGATCAAAAGACTCACAAAAATATAAATCACGAACTCCACGGACAAGGTTCAAAGAAAATTCCATGATTGGAGAAGTAAATTTGAACAGATCGTCTAAGTCAACGCTTCTTCTAGAAAGTAACATAGAATCACAACCCACATCCTATAAACAAACAAATCGTATAATCGTGGAAAAAAACCAGGCCCAGATGATAAATAATCAAAATTTCTCTAACAAAATCGAAAACCCAGAAAGAATGAAGGTTGTTATTAGTATTACCTCAAAAAAGGTCCGATGTTTAAGCGAGAACGAAAGGTGAGAAGACCCAGATCTGAAAGTCTCTGGAAGCAAAACAATCAAAGGCCCGATCGATCAAAGGGCCCGATCTAGGGTTTTTGCAGATGAGAggaaaaaagagagagagagagtgttttgggGGAATTCGAGAGAGAGAACAAAAGAGGATATGAGATTTGGGCTCAGAATGAGAGAAGGCTATTTGGACCCGTAAATAAAAAGAGGGAAAAGGTTTTGCTAAAGAGATAAGATTGGTCTAGAAGAGGTCTGCTTTGATATTTTTGCTTATTCggtttctaaatttttttttttttttttttttttattttgaagaAAAAATTGACAGAAGTTTTATTTGGGTCTGTCTCTCTAAAATATTTCTCAAATTGGACCACCAACCAAAAACCAAGCCTTAAGTAAAACCACCCAACTTTTACATTggcctatttttattttttttcataatAGTATTATTATGAGGGTCCACGTTTATTTATATTTGCAAGACACAAATTGATGGCTATACGAAAATTGTTAGCCCATTCACATGTGTGAATCCAAAAATAAATTCAATTTTTgaaagttcaaaaaaaaaaaaaaattggattgATGTGATGAGCGATTCAAAAGTGAAGGTAAATGCCACGTATGAAAATAAGTAATGACAGAACCCATCGATATGATGAGTTGTATGATTTTGTAGTTCAAGGAGCCATTCGTTAAAATTTGAAATTCAAGGACCCAGACTTTTTCGTATGGTCTTAATGAggcagactttttttttttttttgaagtgtaaTACTGTATGTATGCATGTTTATCAACTCTAATTAGTAATTACTGTCTGTTCTATGCATAATTAGTAATACCTCCGTCCCTAATTAGTTGTGAAGGAGTAATAATTTCCAATGTTTTTAACATGTGCATGCTAAAATTCTCACCACTGTAATCTGATAGCTATTCATTCATAGTCCATTGTGTCTATCTCTTTGCTGATCAATTTCAATCATGGCCAAAAAACCTGTCAAATACTATGTGGTATATATGTACTCTCTGCTCTGCAAATGTACTGTATAGTTTATTTTGGTTTGATTTGATTTGAACCGTTTCAGGTTGATGCATTCACCGAGTCAGCCTTCAAAGGAAACCCAGCTGCTGTTTGTCTGTTAggagatgattatgatgatgacctCAGCAGAGACAAGTGGCAACGAGCTGTGGCGGCTGAGTTCAACATCTCTCAGACATGTTTCTTGATTCCACTTTCAGCATCTCATAATAACTCCACAAATCCCAGGTTTAACCTCAGATGGTTCACTCCTGTCGACGAGGTTATAAGCTctcattacattacattacattacttcTCCTGTCTGTCATGTTAATTTAATTAGATCTCAGTATTATGTTCTTCCTCAATAACACTACAAGTCGGTACCCAAATTAATACCAGACCAGTATGAATAAGACtacaactcggaatgcaaaatttaACAACATATCTCAACTCAGAATGTCCTAACTCCAATTCAGTGAAGTCAGCATGAATTCTTAGGTTCATCTTTTACAAAGCTCCGACCATATCTTCACTTTCCGATTTCCCTCTTCTGTATATTCACACTCTTCGCTATAGCAGTCGCTCCCTCGCAGCACTCCCATTACTTAGCTTGCAGATTTGTGGGGTTTCAATGAGAGTTTTCCAATGTAGACAGTCTATGCTCAACTTCTGGAAGGTTTTTTTTTGCATTTAATTAGAAATTTCGATTTGGACTTTATCAAACTTTCTTGTATAGATTAGAAACTTTGCTGCTTAGTTTTGGATTTGATCAAACTTTGCTGTCGTTTCCAGTATTATGCTATGCAGAGGGAAGACTCTGCTATTTGTATTACTATTCAAACAAAAATTACTCTAGTTGCATGGTTTCGAAATAATAGATTTAATTAGGCTGAAACGAATGTTGATATCATTTTTCTATTGAAGGTTATACTATGTGGTCATGCAACTTTGGCAGCAGCACATATCTTGTTCACAAAGGGATTGGTTAATTCCAACTTAATCGAGTTTGATACACTTTCCGGTATTTTAACCGCTAAAAAGGTAGAAGAAGCACGAGAAAGGGTTTCAATTGAGTTGAACTTACCTGCTATTCCAAGTGTTGAATTTCAATTCTACTGAGGTTGAAGCAATTTCTGCTTCCTTGGGAGGTGCTTCTATACTTGAGATGAAGAAGACCACCACCGGTTACCTTATTGTAAGTCCTGCAAATCTGTGGAATTATTATTTTAAGTATGTTTGTATTTGAGAAATGTAGCGTtgcatatataatttaattactgATCACAGGTTCAGTTAACATCTGCAAAATGTGTTGAAAAAATACAGCCCCAAATGGACGCAATACTCCCATTGTCCTGATGGGAATGGGATCATTGTTACTGGCATTGCTCCCATGGAGTCTCTATTTGATTTTTACTCGAGATTCTTTGCTCCCAAAATGGGAATCAATGAGGTCATTCATGGAATTCTTTTTCTTTCTAGTCATTTGCTAACTAATTCACTCTTGCATTGCATGATATATATTGAAAAATGGAATTGGTTGGCATCTCAGGATCCTGTTTGTGGGAGTGCACATTGTGCATTGGCACCCTTTTGGAGTGAGAAGCTGGGCAAGTGCAATTTCATTGCTTATCAGGCAAGGCATCTTCTTCGGATCGAGTGACATACGTGGCTTTAGTTAATTCATTAAAATATCTAATATTAGTAAGAATGTTTAACTGATCGAGCAGGCATCTCCTCGGAGTGGAATACTGAATATTCAGTTGGATAAGAAGAAGGAAAGGGTGTTGCTCCAAGGAGAAGCTGTTACTGTCATGGAAGGCTTTCTCTTAACTTAGCTAGCCTTAATTGGACTATATTCCTATCTGTATTTTTCTGAAATAAATTAATTAACATCGTATGCTTCGTATTTGCTACGACCAATTATTGCCTATTGGTCTATAAAAAAACCCCATTATCGATCATAAAAAAGTAGCCTTTTATCTTTCCATTAAAAATTGTTATCGTTGGAAGTTTCGTCTGTAAATTCCCAAACTTGAATCGATTTATTTATCATGTTGTTGTAATCTATGTAAAAGAATGGAGGGAGAAACACAAGGGAATCTTCTTAGCTCATTGGCTTTCATATTAGCGACACTTTGGGCTAGACGATAACAAGTTCTTTTGGAGCGTATACGAGAGAGCTAAAAGTAAAAGCAGACGAGAGAGTTTTTATCCTACTGATGAAATCTCTTTTCTTTACTTAAAATCTCTTTACTATAACTTTTTCATTCCATCATCTTCTCATACTAGTACTTTAGCTTTTACATAATCAAATATGTCTAAGTTTAACGGTTTGTTGAATACTTGCATAGGAGGATTTGATCAGTGAGCTCATGATGAAGGCGTCCTTCTAATTCCAACAGCTCGGCCATGAAATCGTTTAGAAACAATTCGGAAGACATTCACTGACGGAGTGAGCTGTAATGTATATGCTTGAAGCAGAGCCTCATTTGATTTCTTCCCTAGGCTTGCCACCCAGTTGCAGTGTTTGCTTTGTCCGTTTTGTTTTAAACATCTCTTTAAAATGAATTTTTTGGTTAAAGATAGTAAAAATATGTTAAAAGAAGAAAGTTTAGGAGTAAGAAAGACCATGCTCCAGACACAACACACGACATTTGAGTTTGACCATCAAATTAATCGATACACAAAAGTTTTACGATAAATAGAGATGAACTCTTTCCACATTTGAGAAACAACGACTCAACGAGCAAGCATCAAACACACAAAGACAAGAAAAATGGCTTCCACTTTGCAATACTACTCTATCCtactttctttcttcttcttcattacaCCATCATTAGCTCAATCATTCCGTCCTAAATCCCTCTTCTCCGGTAACAAACGATGCAAATACTCTCCAGTACGTGACTAATTAAGATCAACCAGAGGACACCTCTAGTGCCAATCAAATTAGTGGCCGATCTCGTTGGTGATCAATTCTTATGGGTTGAGGGCCAGTTTTGATTGAATAAGCATCATCCGTTACGTCAGCTAAGAGGCAAGAGTATGGTTATAAGAGTAAATTACCATGTGTCGTGAGGCTCAAGAAAGGAATATTTTTATAACATGGGATTGTCTGGACCTTGTTTTCCTGACTTGAAAAATGCCTTTATAAATGCTTATACACTCCACTTAGTGAACTGAAAGAACCAAAACATGTCTCCTTCAAATGTACAACAAATCTCAGAATGTTTGTGAAACCCGAATCGGAATCCATAGAGAAttcatctgaaatcattcatctctcatTTTGGGATATCCTCTATGcagtaaattataaaattaatattaaacatTAATACCTAAACattaaaatgattttttttaaacaaatatacaCTTCTCAGAAATACAATTTCCGGAATAATTAACTTAATTACGTGATTAGTGATAACTCCGAAAATGTCAAATACGGGACAAAGAGTTCCGAGTACGGTAAATACGGGACAAGCCTTAATTAATTCAGGAAAAATTAATCCCGAAAACACCAATTTCGGGTCAAGCTTTAATTAATTACAATTAGCAATTCCAAAAATCTCATTTCCGAAAATAGTAAAAATGTTCACCTTTTAAGGCTCAATTGTATAAAAATAGCGTACCCCCATTGCTATGCTCGATGTTCATTTCATTCAAAAAGGCCTTCTCTTCAACAAACCAAAAGATCAACAACCTCAAGATGATTTCATGAAAACTTTCCTAGACAAGCTCAAGCAATCTCTCATCGTCACGCTAGCCGACTTCTACCCGCTAGCCGGACGGTTCTCGACAACCCAAACAGAGAATCCACACACTTACATTGTGTTTGTGGATTGCCGGGATTCTCCCGGAGCTAAATTGATTCATGCTAAGGCAGATTTATCGATTTCGGATATAGTGGAGCCGACTTATGTCCCGACTATCATTCATTCCTTTTTCGACCACCACAAGGCCGTCAACCATGATGGACATGTTTTGCCGTTAGTTTCGATTCAGGTAACGGAATTGAAAGCGGGAATCTGTATCGGAGATTCTATGAGCCACGGTATCGGTGACGGGACTTCTTATTGGAGATTCTTGAATACATTGTCTCAGAATTTCGGGAAAAACGTTTCGATTTCTGGTGATCATAATGTCAACCGTACGATCCAAAAATGTTGGTTTCCTGACGGTCATGAACCGATCATCAACCTTCCGTTTAAACATCCTGACGAATTCGGCAGTCGATATGAATCCCC
The window above is part of the Rutidosis leptorrhynchoides isolate AG116_Rl617_1_P2 unplaced genomic scaffold, CSIRO_AGI_Rlap_v1 contig383, whole genome shotgun sequence genome. Proteins encoded here:
- the LOC139883324 gene encoding zinc finger BED domain-containing protein DAYSLEEPER, giving the protein MDTAEQNDNEVHGNEIVPHDSQDYENEENNEEMETMDIIAAPETQPNKRRKKKSVVWEHFTIENVNADCRRAICKQCKQSFAYSQGSKVAGTSHLKRHIAKGTCPALLRNQDGTLVNFSPFTPKTGNSAGSEAPKRRYRTPSSAFVSFDQDRCRHEIARMVIMHDYPLHMVEHPGFVSFVQNLQPRYGMVSFNTVQGDCVATYLREKQNVMKSVEGIPGRVSLALDMWTSSQTFGYVFVTGHFIDSEWKLKKRLLNVVMEPFPESDSAFSHAVAVCLSDWNLEGKLFSVTFNQALSEAALENLRPLLSAKNPQILNGELLTGKCIAHTFSAIAKDIFTAGHEVIKKVRDNVKYVKTSEAHEEKFLELKEQLQVPSEKTLFIDDQTQWNTTYQMLLAACELKEVFSCLDTSDPDYKETLSAMDWKQAETISAFLKLIFDSASILLTATSPTAITFFHEVWKIHSDVTKAMASEDPYVSGIAKIMQEQVNKYWKDCSLILALAVIVDPRFKMKLVEFSFSKIYGEEAPAYIKLVDDGIHELFHEYTALPLPLTPTYADEGGSNSKMEDSHGSLLSDNGLADFDMYIMETTSQQHKSELDQYLDESLLPRVQDFDVIGWWKMNKTKYPTLSKMARDILSVPVCTVAVDSIFSTKNKELDHYRSSLRPETVEALICAKDWLQQHGGGSASSTPDVSSALVKVEF